The following are from one region of the Bos mutus isolate GX-2022 chromosome 18, NWIPB_WYAK_1.1, whole genome shotgun sequence genome:
- the ERFL gene encoding ETS domain-containing transcription factor ERF-like: MDCSCVSDLLFAPPALPALWTPGFAFPDWAYKPESSPGSRQIQLWHFILELLQKEEYQGVIAWQGDYGEFVIKDPDEVARLWGIRKCKPHMNYDKLSRALRYYYNKRILHKTKGKRFTYKFNFSKVVLVNYPLLDVAAATTGSPLLLTPGPFGGAPGPDAPPLTPETLQTLFSAPRLGEPGARAPLFTPETDKLRLDSPFPFLGSGATGYSKPPGLLGHFSRAFPEHPWNFSPYLTGPFPKLPPPLYPPHFYPNPLASSLGHLPSAGAGGGPTATPLLAATGEGLGPERPAGLAVAQRLALPGAGGPEAALGGKEDSDSELEITDVSGCSSDSDGDEGLPVPPKAKVGKGGVGS, from the exons atggactgtagctgcgtCTCCGACCTTCTCTTCGCCCCACCCGCCCTGCCGGCTCTCTGGACCCCTG GCTTTGCCTTCCCGGATTGGGCCTACAAGCCGGAGTCGTCCCCCGGCTCCAGGCAGATCCAGCTGTGGCACTTTATTCTGGAGCTGCTGCAGAAAGAGGAGTACCAGGGTGTCATCGCCTGGCAAGGGGACTATGGGGAGTTCGTCATCAAGGACCCCGACGAGGTGGCTCGGCTCTGGGGCATCCGGAAGTGCAAGCCTCACATGAATTATGACAAGCTGAGCCGGGCTCTGCg CTACTACTACAACAAGCGGATTCTCCACAAGACCAAAGGGAAGAGGTTCACCTACAAGTTCAATTTCAGCAAAGTTGTGCTCGTCAATTACCCGTTGTTGGACGTGGCGGCTGCCACCACGGGCTCCCCGCTTCTGCTGACCCCTGGTCCCTTTGGGGGAGCCCCTGGCCCAGAtgctcctcccctcacccctgag ACCCTGCAGACCCTGTTTTCTGCTCCACGCCTGGGAGAGCCGGGGGCCCGGGCACCCCTTTTCACCCCCGAGACAGACAAACTGCGTCTAGACAGCCCTTTCCCATTCCTGGGCTCTG GTGCCACTGGCTATTCCAAGCCCCCTGGCCTGCTGGGGCACTTCAGCCGCGCCTTCCCTGAGCACCCCTGGAACTTCAGCCCATACCTCACTGGCCCCTTCCCCAAGCTGCCCCCGCCTCTCTACCCACCACACTTCTACCCCAACCCCCTGGCCAGTTCTCTGGGCCACCTGCCCTCggcaggggcagggggcggcCCCACCGCCACGCCCCTGCTAGCCGCCACTGGGGAGGGCCTAGGCCCGGAGCGCCCCGCGGGCCTGGCTGTGGCCCAGCGCCTGGCGCTACCGGGGGCCGGGGGTCCAGAGGCTGCGCTGGGCGGGAAGGAGGACAGCGACTCAGAGCTGGAGATCACCGACGTCAGTGGCTGCAGCTCTGACAGTGACGGCGACGAGGGCCTCCCCGTGCCCCCCAAGGCCAAGGTGGGCAAAGGCGGGGTCGGCAGCTGA